In the genome of Patescibacteria group bacterium, one region contains:
- a CDS encoding DUF4383 domain-containing protein, producing MAKKLAVIFGIVFVLVGVLGLFVPNPIVGREAMDASMKSPIFVTDAIHDLVHLLVGVVLLLASGKGNKASATALKVFGVVYLILFVNGLINPDLLLGFVKQNAADTYLHLALGIVLLIAGMASRGSNPMVMDKSTM from the coding sequence ATGGCAAAAAAATTAGCGGTAATCTTTGGAATAGTTTTTGTACTTGTAGGAGTTCTTGGATTATTTGTACCTAATCCCATCGTAGGACGAGAAGCAATGGATGCTTCTATGAAAAGTCCAATCTTTGTTACAGATGCAATTCACGATCTCGTACACCTTCTCGTTGGTGTTGTGCTCCTTCTTGCTTCTGGAAAAGGAAATAAAGCATCAGCAACGGCTCTCAAAGTTTTTGGAGTAGTATATCTTATTCTCTTTGTAAACGGACTTATTAATCCAGATTTACTTCTTGGATTTGTTAAGCAAAACGCAGCTGATACATATCTTCACTTAGCACTTGGTATTGTTCTCTTGATCGCCGGAATGGCATCACGAGGATCAAATCCAATGGTTATGGATAAATCAACAATGTAG
- a CDS encoding NTP transferase domain-containing protein, producing MAHVIILAGGKGTRMKSDLPKVLHPINGIPIIHHLLENIESFCARPTIVVGYGAEHVKAATENKYDYALQAEQLGTGHAIMCAKPNLVNAGHTEIVVLPGDHPLVTATTLNALLELHKKTGATVSLATAIAPSFEGEHALFLNYGRVIRDVDGTVDRIVEYKDASEEERACAEVNLSYYCFDAKWLWENIETLANANAAKEYYLTDMIKLAKNQGKIVSAYAIPTFEESLGINTPEQLKNVETTIV from the coding sequence ATGGCACACGTAATTATTCTTGCAGGAGGAAAGGGTACCCGAATGAAATCGGATTTACCTAAGGTCCTTCATCCTATTAATGGGATACCAATAATCCATCATCTATTAGAAAATATAGAATCATTTTGCGCGCGACCAACTATTGTCGTGGGCTATGGGGCTGAGCACGTTAAGGCTGCTACAGAAAACAAATATGATTATGCACTTCAGGCCGAACAGCTAGGAACAGGACATGCAATCATGTGTGCAAAACCAAATCTAGTTAATGCAGGTCATACAGAAATAGTTGTATTACCGGGAGATCATCCACTTGTTACCGCAACAACACTTAATGCTCTTTTAGAATTACATAAAAAAACTGGTGCTACCGTTAGTCTTGCAACAGCAATAGCTCCAAGTTTTGAAGGTGAGCATGCGTTGTTTTTGAATTATGGACGAGTAATTCGTGATGTTGATGGCACAGTAGATCGCATTGTTGAATACAAAGACGCTAGTGAAGAAGAACGAGCATGCGCTGAGGTGAACTTGAGTTATTATTGTTTTGATGCAAAGTGGTTATGGGAAAATATCGAAACCCTCGCAAATGCTAATGCTGCTAAAGAATACTATCTTACTGATATGATTAAATTAGCTAAGAATCAAGGCAAAATAGTTTCTGCATATGCAATTCCAACTTTTGAAGAATCTCTAGGTATTAATACTCCAGAACAACTTAAGAATGTAGAAACGACAATAGTTTAA